The proteins below are encoded in one region of Pan paniscus chromosome 4, NHGRI_mPanPan1-v2.0_pri, whole genome shotgun sequence:
- the ACSL6 gene encoding long-chain-fatty-acid--CoA ligase 6 isoform X1 — MTGTDVGERGRRGLVRSAAGPLPRPGAWRFRHREFVLSLLEKMQTQEILRILRLPELGDLGQFFRSLSATTLVSMGALAAILAYWFTHRPKALQPPCNLLMQSEEVEDSGGARRSVIGSGPQLLTHYYDDARTMYQVFRRGLSISGNGPCLGFRKPKQPYQWLSYQEVADRAEFLGSGLLQHNCKACTDQFIGVFAQNRPEWIIAELACYTYSMVVVPLYDTLGPGAIRYIINTADISTVIVDKPQKAVLLLEHVERKETPGLKLIILMDPFEEALKERGQKCGVVIKSMQAVEDCGQENHQAPVPPQPDDLSIVCFTSGTTGNPKGAMLTHGNVVADFSGFLKVTEKVIFPRQDDVLISFLPLAHMFERVIQSVVYCHGGRVGFFQGDIRLLSDDMKALCPTIFPVVPRLLNRMYDKIFSQANTPLKRWLLEFAAKRKQAEVRSGIIRNDSIWDELFFNKIQASLGGCVRMIVTGAAPASPTVLGFLRAALGCQVYEGYGQTECTAGCTFTTPGDWTSGHVGAPLPCNHIKLVDVEELNYWACKGEGEICVRGPNVFKGYLKDPDRTKEALDSDGWLHTGDIGKWLPAGTLKIIDRKKHIFKLAQGEYVAPEKIENIYIRSQPVAQIYVHGDSLKAFLVGIVVPDPEVMPSWAQKRGIEGTYADLCTNKDLKKAILEDMVRLGKESGLHSFEQVKAIHIHSDMFSVQNGLLTPTLKAKRPELREYFKKQIEELYSISM; from the exons AGTTTGTCCTCTCACTTCTGGAGAAGATGCAGACACAGGAGATCCTGAGGATACTGCGACTGCCTGAGCTAGGTGACTTGGGACAGTTTTTCCGCAGCCTCTCGGCCACCACCCTCGTGAGTATGGGTGCCCTGGCTGCCATCCTTGCCTACTGGTTCACTCACCGGCCAAAGGCCTTGCAGCCGCCATGTAACCTCCTGATGCAGTCAGAAGAAGTAGAG GACAGTGGCGGGGCACGGCGATCTGTGATTGGGTCTGGCCCTCAGCTACTTACCCACTACTATGATGACGCCCGGACCATGTACCAGGTGTTCCGCCGTGGGCTTAGCATCTCAG GGAATGGGCCCTGTCTTGGTTTCAGGAAGCCTAAGCAGCCTTACCAGTGGTTGTCCTACCAGGAG GTGGCCGACAGGGCTGAATTTCTGGGGTCCGGACTTCTCCAGCACAATTGTAAAGCATGCACCGATCAGTTTATTGGAGTTTTTGCACAAAATCGGCCAGAG TGGATCATTGCGGAGCTGGCCTGCTACACATATTCCATGGTGGTGGTCCCACTCTATGACACCCTGGGCCCTGGGGCTATCCGCTACATCATCAATACAG CGGACATCAGCACCGTGATTGTGGACAAACCTCAGAAGGCTGTGCTTCTGCTAGAGCATGTGGAGAGGAAGGAGACTCCAGGCCTCAAGCTGATCATCCTCATGGACCCATTTGAAGAAGccctgaaagagagagggcagaagtgTGGGGTGGTCATTAAGTCCATGCAGGCCGTGGAG gACTGTGGCCAAGAGAATCACCAGGCTCCTGTG CCCCCGCAGCCTGATGACCTCTCCATTGTGTGTTTCACAAGCGGCACGACAG GGAACCCAAAAGGTGCGATGCTCACCCATGGGAACGTGGTGGCTGATTTCTCAGGCTTTCTGAAAGTGACAGAG AAAGTGATCTTTCCGAGACAGGACGATGTGCTcatctccttcctgcctctggcTCACATGTTTGAGAGAGTAATCCAG TCTGTCGTCTATTGCCACGGAGGGCGTGTTGGCTTCTTCCAGGGAGACATCCGCCTTCTCTCAGATGACATGAAGGCTCTATGCCCCACCATCTTCCCTGTGGTCCCACGACTGCTGAACCGGATGTACGACAAG ATCTTCAGCCAGGCAAACACACCATTAAAGCGCTGGCTCCTGGAGTTTGCAGCAAAGCGTAAGCAAGCCGAGGTCCGGAGTGGAATCATCAGGAATGATAGTATCTGGGATGAACTCTTCTTTAATAAGATTCAG GCCAGTCTTGGTGGGTGTGTGCGGATGATTGTTACTGGAGCAGCCCCAGCATCACCAACAGTTCTGGGATTTCTCCGGGCAGCTCTAGGGTGCCAG GTTTATGAAGGTTATGGCCAAACTGAGTGCACAGCTGGATGTACCTTCACCACGCCTGGCGACTGGACCTCAG GGCACGTAGGGGCGCCACTTCCCTGCAATCATATCAAGCTCGTTGATGTTGAGGAACTGAACTACTGGGCCtgcaaaggagagggagag ATATGTGTGAGAGGACCAAATGTGTTCAAAGGCTACTTGAAAGATCCAGACAGGACGAAGGAGGCCCTGGACAGCGATGGCTGGCTTCACACTGGAGACATCGGAAAATGGCTGCCG GCAGGAACTCTTAAAATTATTGATCGGAAAAAGCATATATTTAAACTTGCTCAGGGAGAATATGTTGCACCCGAGAAGATTGAGAACATCTACATCCGGAGCCAACCTGTGGCGCAAATCTATGTCCATGGGGACAGCTTAAAG GCCTTTTTGGTAGGCATTGTTGTGCCTGACCCTGAAGTTATGCCCTCCTGGGCCCAGAAGAGAGGAATTGAAGGAACATATGCAGATCTCTGCACAAATAAG GATCTGAAGAAAGCCATTTTGGAAGATATGGTGAGGTTAGGAAAAGAAAGTGGACTCCATTCTTTTGAGCAG GTTAAAGCCATTCACATCCATTCTGACATGTTCTCAGTTCAAAATGGCTTGTTGACACCAACACTAAAAGCTAAGAGACCTGAGCTGAGAGAGTACTTCAAAAAACAGATAGAAGAGCTTTACTCAATCTCCATGTGA
- the ACSL6 gene encoding long-chain-fatty-acid--CoA ligase 6 isoform X9: protein MTGTDVGERGRRGLVRSAAGPLPRPGAWRFRHREFVLSLLEKMQTQEILRILRLPELGDLGQFFRSLSATTLVSMGALAAILAYWFTHRPKALQPPCNLLMQSEEVEDSGGARRSVIGSGPQLLTHYYDDARTMYQVFRRGLSISGNGPCLGFRKPKQPYQWLSYQEVADRAEFLGSGLLQHNCKACTDQFIGVFAQNRPEWIIAELACYTYSMVVVPLYDTLGPGAIRYIINTADISTVIVDKPQKAVLLLEHVERKETPGLKLIILMDPFEEALKERGQKCGVVIKSMQAVEDCGQENHQAPVPPQPDDLSIVCFTSGTTGNPKGAMLTHGNVVADFSGFLKVTEKVIFPRQDDVLISFLPLAHMFERVIQSQWAPTCADVHISYLPLAHMFERMVQSVVYCHGGRVGFFQGDIRLLSDDMKALCPTIFPVVPRLLNRMYDKIFSQANTPLKRWLLEFAAKRKQAEVRSGIIRNDSIWDELFFNKIQASLGGCVRMIVTGAAPASPTVLGFLRAALGCQVYEGYGQTECTAGCTFTTPGDWTSGHVGAPLPCNHIKLVDVEELNYWACKGEGEICVRGPNVFKGYLKDPDRTKEALDSDGWLHTGDIGKWLPAGTLKIIDRKKHIFKLAQGEYVAPEKIENIYIRSQPVAQIYVHGDSLKAFLVGIVVPDPEVMPSWAQKRGIEGTYADLCTNKDLKKAILEDMVRLGKESGLHSFEQVKAIHIHSDMFSVQNGLLTPTLKAKRPELREYFKKQIEELYSISM, encoded by the exons AGTTTGTCCTCTCACTTCTGGAGAAGATGCAGACACAGGAGATCCTGAGGATACTGCGACTGCCTGAGCTAGGTGACTTGGGACAGTTTTTCCGCAGCCTCTCGGCCACCACCCTCGTGAGTATGGGTGCCCTGGCTGCCATCCTTGCCTACTGGTTCACTCACCGGCCAAAGGCCTTGCAGCCGCCATGTAACCTCCTGATGCAGTCAGAAGAAGTAGAG GACAGTGGCGGGGCACGGCGATCTGTGATTGGGTCTGGCCCTCAGCTACTTACCCACTACTATGATGACGCCCGGACCATGTACCAGGTGTTCCGCCGTGGGCTTAGCATCTCAG GGAATGGGCCCTGTCTTGGTTTCAGGAAGCCTAAGCAGCCTTACCAGTGGTTGTCCTACCAGGAG GTGGCCGACAGGGCTGAATTTCTGGGGTCCGGACTTCTCCAGCACAATTGTAAAGCATGCACCGATCAGTTTATTGGAGTTTTTGCACAAAATCGGCCAGAG TGGATCATTGCGGAGCTGGCCTGCTACACATATTCCATGGTGGTGGTCCCACTCTATGACACCCTGGGCCCTGGGGCTATCCGCTACATCATCAATACAG CGGACATCAGCACCGTGATTGTGGACAAACCTCAGAAGGCTGTGCTTCTGCTAGAGCATGTGGAGAGGAAGGAGACTCCAGGCCTCAAGCTGATCATCCTCATGGACCCATTTGAAGAAGccctgaaagagagagggcagaagtgTGGGGTGGTCATTAAGTCCATGCAGGCCGTGGAG gACTGTGGCCAAGAGAATCACCAGGCTCCTGTG CCCCCGCAGCCTGATGACCTCTCCATTGTGTGTTTCACAAGCGGCACGACAG GGAACCCAAAAGGTGCGATGCTCACCCATGGGAACGTGGTGGCTGATTTCTCAGGCTTTCTGAAAGTGACAGAG AAAGTGATCTTTCCGAGACAGGACGATGTGCTcatctccttcctgcctctggcTCACATGTTTGAGAGAGTAATCCAG AGTCAGTGGGCTCCCACTTGTGCGGATGTGCACATTTCCTATTTGCCTTTAGCACACATGTTTGAGCGAATGGTGCAG TCTGTCGTCTATTGCCACGGAGGGCGTGTTGGCTTCTTCCAGGGAGACATCCGCCTTCTCTCAGATGACATGAAGGCTCTATGCCCCACCATCTTCCCTGTGGTCCCACGACTGCTGAACCGGATGTACGACAAG ATCTTCAGCCAGGCAAACACACCATTAAAGCGCTGGCTCCTGGAGTTTGCAGCAAAGCGTAAGCAAGCCGAGGTCCGGAGTGGAATCATCAGGAATGATAGTATCTGGGATGAACTCTTCTTTAATAAGATTCAG GCCAGTCTTGGTGGGTGTGTGCGGATGATTGTTACTGGAGCAGCCCCAGCATCACCAACAGTTCTGGGATTTCTCCGGGCAGCTCTAGGGTGCCAG GTTTATGAAGGTTATGGCCAAACTGAGTGCACAGCTGGATGTACCTTCACCACGCCTGGCGACTGGACCTCAG GGCACGTAGGGGCGCCACTTCCCTGCAATCATATCAAGCTCGTTGATGTTGAGGAACTGAACTACTGGGCCtgcaaaggagagggagag ATATGTGTGAGAGGACCAAATGTGTTCAAAGGCTACTTGAAAGATCCAGACAGGACGAAGGAGGCCCTGGACAGCGATGGCTGGCTTCACACTGGAGACATCGGAAAATGGCTGCCG GCAGGAACTCTTAAAATTATTGATCGGAAAAAGCATATATTTAAACTTGCTCAGGGAGAATATGTTGCACCCGAGAAGATTGAGAACATCTACATCCGGAGCCAACCTGTGGCGCAAATCTATGTCCATGGGGACAGCTTAAAG GCCTTTTTGGTAGGCATTGTTGTGCCTGACCCTGAAGTTATGCCCTCCTGGGCCCAGAAGAGAGGAATTGAAGGAACATATGCAGATCTCTGCACAAATAAG GATCTGAAGAAAGCCATTTTGGAAGATATGGTGAGGTTAGGAAAAGAAAGTGGACTCCATTCTTTTGAGCAG GTTAAAGCCATTCACATCCATTCTGACATGTTCTCAGTTCAAAATGGCTTGTTGACACCAACACTAAAAGCTAAGAGACCTGAGCTGAGAGAGTACTTCAAAAAACAGATAGAAGAGCTTTACTCAATCTCCATGTGA
- the ACSL6 gene encoding long-chain-fatty-acid--CoA ligase 6 isoform X6: MTEFVLSLLEKMQTQEILRILRLPELGDLGQFFRSLSATTLVSMGALAAILAYWFTHRPKALQPPCNLLMQSEEVEDSGGARRSVIGSGPQLLTHYYDDARTMYQVFRRGLSISGNGPCLGFRKPKQPYQWLSYQEVADRAEFLGSGLLQHNCKACTDQFIGVFAQNRPEWIIAELACYTYSMVVVPLYDTLGPGAIRYIINTADISTVIVDKPQKAVLLLEHVERKETPGLKLIILMDPFEEALKERGQKCGVVIKSMQAVEDCGQENHQAPVPPQPDDLSIVCFTSGTTGNPKGAMLTHGNVVADFSGFLKVTESQWAPTCADVHISYLPLAHMFERMVQSVVYCHGGRVGFFQGDIRLLSDDMKALCPTIFPVVPRLLNRMYDKIFSQANTPLKRWLLEFAAKRKQAEVRSGIIRNDSIWDELFFNKIQASLGGCVRMIVTGAAPASPTVLGFLRAALGCQVYEGYGQTECTAGCTFTTPGDWTSGHVGAPLPCNHIKLVDVEELNYWACKGEGEICVRGPNVFKGYLKDPDRTKEALDSDGWLHTGDIGKWLPAGTLKIIDRKKHIFKLAQGEYVAPEKIENIYIRSQPVAQIYVHGDSLKAFLVGIVVPDPEVMPSWAQKRGIEGTYADLCTNKDLKKAILEDMVRLGKESGLHSFEQVKAIHIHSDMFSVQNGLLTPTLKAKRPELREYFKKQIEELYSISM; this comes from the exons AGTTTGTCCTCTCACTTCTGGAGAAGATGCAGACACAGGAGATCCTGAGGATACTGCGACTGCCTGAGCTAGGTGACTTGGGACAGTTTTTCCGCAGCCTCTCGGCCACCACCCTCGTGAGTATGGGTGCCCTGGCTGCCATCCTTGCCTACTGGTTCACTCACCGGCCAAAGGCCTTGCAGCCGCCATGTAACCTCCTGATGCAGTCAGAAGAAGTAGAG GACAGTGGCGGGGCACGGCGATCTGTGATTGGGTCTGGCCCTCAGCTACTTACCCACTACTATGATGACGCCCGGACCATGTACCAGGTGTTCCGCCGTGGGCTTAGCATCTCAG GGAATGGGCCCTGTCTTGGTTTCAGGAAGCCTAAGCAGCCTTACCAGTGGTTGTCCTACCAGGAG GTGGCCGACAGGGCTGAATTTCTGGGGTCCGGACTTCTCCAGCACAATTGTAAAGCATGCACCGATCAGTTTATTGGAGTTTTTGCACAAAATCGGCCAGAG TGGATCATTGCGGAGCTGGCCTGCTACACATATTCCATGGTGGTGGTCCCACTCTATGACACCCTGGGCCCTGGGGCTATCCGCTACATCATCAATACAG CGGACATCAGCACCGTGATTGTGGACAAACCTCAGAAGGCTGTGCTTCTGCTAGAGCATGTGGAGAGGAAGGAGACTCCAGGCCTCAAGCTGATCATCCTCATGGACCCATTTGAAGAAGccctgaaagagagagggcagaagtgTGGGGTGGTCATTAAGTCCATGCAGGCCGTGGAG gACTGTGGCCAAGAGAATCACCAGGCTCCTGTG CCCCCGCAGCCTGATGACCTCTCCATTGTGTGTTTCACAAGCGGCACGACAG GGAACCCAAAAGGTGCGATGCTCACCCATGGGAACGTGGTGGCTGATTTCTCAGGCTTTCTGAAAGTGACAGAG AGTCAGTGGGCTCCCACTTGTGCGGATGTGCACATTTCCTATTTGCCTTTAGCACACATGTTTGAGCGAATGGTGCAG TCTGTCGTCTATTGCCACGGAGGGCGTGTTGGCTTCTTCCAGGGAGACATCCGCCTTCTCTCAGATGACATGAAGGCTCTATGCCCCACCATCTTCCCTGTGGTCCCACGACTGCTGAACCGGATGTACGACAAG ATCTTCAGCCAGGCAAACACACCATTAAAGCGCTGGCTCCTGGAGTTTGCAGCAAAGCGTAAGCAAGCCGAGGTCCGGAGTGGAATCATCAGGAATGATAGTATCTGGGATGAACTCTTCTTTAATAAGATTCAG GCCAGTCTTGGTGGGTGTGTGCGGATGATTGTTACTGGAGCAGCCCCAGCATCACCAACAGTTCTGGGATTTCTCCGGGCAGCTCTAGGGTGCCAG GTTTATGAAGGTTATGGCCAAACTGAGTGCACAGCTGGATGTACCTTCACCACGCCTGGCGACTGGACCTCAG GGCACGTAGGGGCGCCACTTCCCTGCAATCATATCAAGCTCGTTGATGTTGAGGAACTGAACTACTGGGCCtgcaaaggagagggagag ATATGTGTGAGAGGACCAAATGTGTTCAAAGGCTACTTGAAAGATCCAGACAGGACGAAGGAGGCCCTGGACAGCGATGGCTGGCTTCACACTGGAGACATCGGAAAATGGCTGCCG GCAGGAACTCTTAAAATTATTGATCGGAAAAAGCATATATTTAAACTTGCTCAGGGAGAATATGTTGCACCCGAGAAGATTGAGAACATCTACATCCGGAGCCAACCTGTGGCGCAAATCTATGTCCATGGGGACAGCTTAAAG GCCTTTTTGGTAGGCATTGTTGTGCCTGACCCTGAAGTTATGCCCTCCTGGGCCCAGAAGAGAGGAATTGAAGGAACATATGCAGATCTCTGCACAAATAAG GATCTGAAGAAAGCCATTTTGGAAGATATGGTGAGGTTAGGAAAAGAAAGTGGACTCCATTCTTTTGAGCAG GTTAAAGCCATTCACATCCATTCTGACATGTTCTCAGTTCAAAATGGCTTGTTGACACCAACACTAAAAGCTAAGAGACCTGAGCTGAGAGAGTACTTCAAAAAACAGATAGAAGAGCTTTACTCAATCTCCATGTGA
- the ACSL6 gene encoding long-chain-fatty-acid--CoA ligase 6 isoform X5 has translation MTEFVLSLLEKMQTQEILRILRLPELGDLGQFFRSLSATTLVSMGALAAILAYWFTHRPKALQPPCNLLMQSEEVEDSGGARRSVIGSGPQLLTHYYDDARTMYQVFRRGLSISGNGPCLGFRKPKQPYQWLSYQEVADRAEFLGSGLLQHNCKACTDQFIGVFAQNRPEWIIAELACYTYSMVVVPLYDTLGPGAIRYIINTADISTVIVDKPQKAVLLLEHVERKETPGLKLIILMDPFEEALKERGQKCGVVIKSMQAVEDCGQENHQAPVPPQPDDLSIVCFTSGTTGNPKGAMLTHGNVVADFSGFLKVTEKVIFPRQDDVLISFLPLAHMFERVIQSVVYCHGGRVGFFQGDIRLLSDDMKALCPTIFPVVPRLLNRMYDKIFSQANTPLKRWLLEFAAKRKQAEVRSGIIRNDSIWDELFFNKIQASLGGCVRMIVTGAAPASPTVLGFLRAALGCQVYEGYGQTECTAGCTFTTPGDWTSGHVGAPLPCNHIKLVDVEELNYWACKGEGEICVRGPNVFKGYLKDPDRTKEALDSDGWLHTGDIGKWLPAGTLKIIDRKKHIFKLAQGEYVAPEKIENIYIRSQPVAQIYVHGDSLKAFLVGIVVPDPEVMPSWAQKRGIEGTYADLCTNKDLKKAILEDMVRLGKESGLHSFEQVKAIHIHSDMFSVQNGLLTPTLKAKRPELREYFKKQIEELYSISM, from the exons AGTTTGTCCTCTCACTTCTGGAGAAGATGCAGACACAGGAGATCCTGAGGATACTGCGACTGCCTGAGCTAGGTGACTTGGGACAGTTTTTCCGCAGCCTCTCGGCCACCACCCTCGTGAGTATGGGTGCCCTGGCTGCCATCCTTGCCTACTGGTTCACTCACCGGCCAAAGGCCTTGCAGCCGCCATGTAACCTCCTGATGCAGTCAGAAGAAGTAGAG GACAGTGGCGGGGCACGGCGATCTGTGATTGGGTCTGGCCCTCAGCTACTTACCCACTACTATGATGACGCCCGGACCATGTACCAGGTGTTCCGCCGTGGGCTTAGCATCTCAG GGAATGGGCCCTGTCTTGGTTTCAGGAAGCCTAAGCAGCCTTACCAGTGGTTGTCCTACCAGGAG GTGGCCGACAGGGCTGAATTTCTGGGGTCCGGACTTCTCCAGCACAATTGTAAAGCATGCACCGATCAGTTTATTGGAGTTTTTGCACAAAATCGGCCAGAG TGGATCATTGCGGAGCTGGCCTGCTACACATATTCCATGGTGGTGGTCCCACTCTATGACACCCTGGGCCCTGGGGCTATCCGCTACATCATCAATACAG CGGACATCAGCACCGTGATTGTGGACAAACCTCAGAAGGCTGTGCTTCTGCTAGAGCATGTGGAGAGGAAGGAGACTCCAGGCCTCAAGCTGATCATCCTCATGGACCCATTTGAAGAAGccctgaaagagagagggcagaagtgTGGGGTGGTCATTAAGTCCATGCAGGCCGTGGAG gACTGTGGCCAAGAGAATCACCAGGCTCCTGTG CCCCCGCAGCCTGATGACCTCTCCATTGTGTGTTTCACAAGCGGCACGACAG GGAACCCAAAAGGTGCGATGCTCACCCATGGGAACGTGGTGGCTGATTTCTCAGGCTTTCTGAAAGTGACAGAG AAAGTGATCTTTCCGAGACAGGACGATGTGCTcatctccttcctgcctctggcTCACATGTTTGAGAGAGTAATCCAG TCTGTCGTCTATTGCCACGGAGGGCGTGTTGGCTTCTTCCAGGGAGACATCCGCCTTCTCTCAGATGACATGAAGGCTCTATGCCCCACCATCTTCCCTGTGGTCCCACGACTGCTGAACCGGATGTACGACAAG ATCTTCAGCCAGGCAAACACACCATTAAAGCGCTGGCTCCTGGAGTTTGCAGCAAAGCGTAAGCAAGCCGAGGTCCGGAGTGGAATCATCAGGAATGATAGTATCTGGGATGAACTCTTCTTTAATAAGATTCAG GCCAGTCTTGGTGGGTGTGTGCGGATGATTGTTACTGGAGCAGCCCCAGCATCACCAACAGTTCTGGGATTTCTCCGGGCAGCTCTAGGGTGCCAG GTTTATGAAGGTTATGGCCAAACTGAGTGCACAGCTGGATGTACCTTCACCACGCCTGGCGACTGGACCTCAG GGCACGTAGGGGCGCCACTTCCCTGCAATCATATCAAGCTCGTTGATGTTGAGGAACTGAACTACTGGGCCtgcaaaggagagggagag ATATGTGTGAGAGGACCAAATGTGTTCAAAGGCTACTTGAAAGATCCAGACAGGACGAAGGAGGCCCTGGACAGCGATGGCTGGCTTCACACTGGAGACATCGGAAAATGGCTGCCG GCAGGAACTCTTAAAATTATTGATCGGAAAAAGCATATATTTAAACTTGCTCAGGGAGAATATGTTGCACCCGAGAAGATTGAGAACATCTACATCCGGAGCCAACCTGTGGCGCAAATCTATGTCCATGGGGACAGCTTAAAG GCCTTTTTGGTAGGCATTGTTGTGCCTGACCCTGAAGTTATGCCCTCCTGGGCCCAGAAGAGAGGAATTGAAGGAACATATGCAGATCTCTGCACAAATAAG GATCTGAAGAAAGCCATTTTGGAAGATATGGTGAGGTTAGGAAAAGAAAGTGGACTCCATTCTTTTGAGCAG GTTAAAGCCATTCACATCCATTCTGACATGTTCTCAGTTCAAAATGGCTTGTTGACACCAACACTAAAAGCTAAGAGACCTGAGCTGAGAGAGTACTTCAAAAAACAGATAGAAGAGCTTTACTCAATCTCCATGTGA